The window GtgcctgaaaagaaaaagagaattatttttccCACATTCTCACCTATTCCCTCTGTGTTCTCTCCCAGCTTCCCGCTATTCTAGTTGGTAGCAGGATGTGAGAATGGGAGGGAGAATGGCAGGAATAGCAGGAAAGAGAAATGTCCTCACTATTTCTCTTATCTCCCCACTCCCTgtccacagcacccagccctctCCTCAGTCTCCAGATTTCCACCCTAGTTCTCAGTCTCTCTGCCCTGCTGGACAATCGCACCTCCACCCTCCCCAAGCCCCTATCCCGGGAACTTGGGAGTTTCATTTCTCAGCTTCCTCAGGACCTTTCTCCAGCCCAGGCTTTTCCTAGTCTCCTGGTCCTTGCCCCCTGAACACTTGCTGTCATTTGCAGTGGTGGAATCATAGCTGCTTCCGTACAGCTTGTGTGGAGTGGGCCCCCCTGTCTGGAGCAATGCCGCCAGGGCAGCCACAGAACAGGTATGTTTCTAGGACTCCTAGAAGGAAGTCTAGTTTCATTTCCCATAGAAATAGCATCTCACATGTGTCAGGGCTCTACTGTGAAAACAGCTCAGGATTATCAGCTTGATCCCTAACCACCAACATAACAGTATTTATATGGAGAAACAGATGCAGAACACCAAACAATGGACTTATAAACATGTGTAAAACACATTCTCCTCCTACCCTGGGAATTCCCCCAGTTAACGTCTTTAAACAATGGTGGTGTATGTGGTACTTCATAGTTTACAGAGTATTTTTATAGCTGTGTTCTCATCTGATATTTTCACATAGgcagaagcaatttttttttttttttggtttttgagatagagtcttgctctgttgcccaggctagagtgcagtggcatgatctcagctcactgcaacttctgcctcttaggttcaagcagttctcctgtctcagcctcccaagtagctgggagtacaggcacacaccaccacactttgctaatttttgtatttttagtagacacagggtttcaccatgttggccaggctggtcttcaactcctgacctcaggtgatccgcctgcctcagcctcccaaagtgctgggattacaggcgtgagccactacacccggctgcAAATATTATTTAATGCCATCTTATAAAGAAGGAAGAGCCTAAGAGAAGAAACTTGATTAGATCTGTCACTCTGCCACATTTAGTAAAATAAACTGTTAACTAACATGTCTCTGCTGGAGGTCCTGTTTAAGCAACTTCCATAAACAGATACTTTttgtaatttgttatttattggctgtaaattaagaaaaaaccACCTTCAATTTCTCAAAGtatctctttcttcccttcccttcctttcctctttctttcctcttattttcctctttctttatctctatatgcatacaaaaacaaatatttaattccaGACATCAGCAATGTgggaagaatataaaatatcattatttGATCTTCTTTATCTTTTGAATGAAAAACAATGCCACACATTCTTTATGACTTTGTGACCTTCTCTTCATTACCCtgtgtgtgcctcagtttccataatGTGAGATCAAAAGGTTAGACTAGATGTGGAGGCTGTCCGGGGCAGAGGAATGAACTCTAGACCAGGAGTCGGCCAGGTCCTGCCCTTTGCTGCTATGCCCCATTTTCCTAGTTCtatgaatttggggaaaattacTTAAATACTCTGGGCctaagttttcttatttgtaaaatgaagagtcTAGACTTGATTATCTTAAAGATTCCTTTGCTTTAAGGAATTCTTCTGGCCTTCTCCGCCTGCTGGTGAGGTCACCTGGTGAGGTTACCTACCTTTCTAACGAGCTGACGGAGTTGCCACTTGACTTGCCAGCAGGGGCTGTTCATACTCTCTTCGTCATTGGGGTCCCAATAACTGTcatcttcttttaagaaacaaGCAATGCCACTTTTGGAGTACTTGTCCTGCATCTGGGTTGAGATGGAATATAACACAATATTTTGCAtaagtgctttttatttttgttcatttggaaGTTAAGACAACAGAAACTGATAGCAGACTTAAAGAAGTTTTGGCATATTGAGTAAGTTCCTGTTTGAAATAAAAGTAAGCATGCTCTCctttgtccttaaaaaaaaaaaaaaagaataaaagtaagcAGCTGGATATGGTGGAAAGGATGCAGGTGTGCTTCAGGCATCTGGAGTCACAGtgtccttccctgcctcccttacTAAACAGCTGTGCTTTTCTTGACAAGTTGCTTCCATTCTCCTGTGTCTGTTTATAGTTTTGAGCCGGTTCACTATGGTGATTCTGAGGTCTCTTCCAGTTCTGCCATGGTATGTATCCCATTTTGAAGCTGGAAACCTACCTAGATACAAGGTCGGTAGTGGAGTCAGTTTACATTTTAGGATCCTAAATAAAAAACAGCCAAGTCATTTGGGAGGGGGTCATGTTCTGTTTCTAGCTGTGGCTAGCTAAATAGATTCTAGTTACTGATCTGATTTCTACTCCTCTGGCTGGCAAAATCTGGACCATGTTGCCACTAGAAATCTGAATGCTGTCTCATTAAATGTTTACACTAACTAGGGATTTATTGGTAGAGACCTTAAACACTCTTTGAAGGTTTTCTCCCTGTTCTGATTGAAAGTAAACAATGGCAATAGTCAGATCATTATCAACGAGCTCCTCACCCTCATCAACAAATCCTTGCTTGAtgttataaacacacacacacacccacacacaccccatccCAAACCACCCAGAACTCTTTAGGCTGATAATTGTTTAATtgagaaaaacaggaaacagAAGGTCCAAACAAAGCCagaagggttttgtttgtttgtttgtttgctttgctcatttcttctcttccgttttgttttgttttaacaagtGGGATGGAAGAGACGTTATTTCCCTGAAAAAATCTGCtgaattggccaggcgcggtggctcatgcctataatcccagcactctgggaggccgaggcgggtgaatcacaaagtcaggagatcgagaccatcctggctaacccagtgaaaccccatctctactaaaaaaatacaaaaaattagctgggcgtggtggcgggcgcctgtagtcccagctatttgggaggctgaggcaggataatggtgtgaacccgggaggcggagcttgcagtgagctgagatcgtgccattgcactctagcctgggcaacagagcgagactccatctcaaaaaaaaaaaaaaaatctgctgaatTGACTACCTagggaaataaatgagaaaatgacaaTTTTAATCTGTTATTTGAACTAAGGTACTGCAAAGGTTGAAGGGAGGATCAAATTGAACGATGATTCACTCCTTCCTATAGAAAGACAatatcattttaaatcaaaatatcttAACTGTTTATGAGAGGTCCCAGCTAGAATCACACAGTTCTGTACTCAGCCATGTAACCCTTGGACATTTGGCCAAGGTCCCTCAAATGCAAAGGTGCAAACTTGAGTTAATAAATTTCTTCCACACACCCTGACATAGatcattcatttacttttaaacaaatgtttattttgtttcttcctcttttaaattacaagagaaaaacattccCGTAGTATATGTAGTTGGAGGTGAAGCTGGGGCCTCCTGAGTTGAGATATGACTGGCCATGGACTTAGGTACATTTCCTTGCCCCTGCCTGCCCCACCTGTAAACATCCAGTTGCACCTCGAATTGACTTGGGAGATGCAAAACCTTTCCAAGGAAGGCACTCAGTCACATATGATTCAGAAATATGAGAGCATGTCTAGCAAACTGTGGGAAAGGATCAAGAAGGAAGAGACGAGAAACTGGGATCAGCCACAAGGCCCGAGGGTGGTTCCAGGAAGAGCAAACTTTCCCTGGACACTGTCCCAGTTCACTCAGTATGAGTTGGCTCTGGCCAAGCTTCGGTTTGATTACACTGAACAAGCAGGCTCACAAGTCTCTGTAACTTGTTGGGGCAAGAAGGTGTGCATAACACAGAAAGGAGGGAGCGGTATGCCTTTTCACTTCACATCAGCTGTAAGCTATCTCAGCAGGAAATGGCTGAATATGGGAGGCTTCAGCTGTGAGAGGCAAGGTGCAGAGTTGAAAGCTGCCTGTGATCAGGCAGTAATGGCAGCAGGCAACAACTTATCAACTGAGGTGGAGTTTGACAAGGATGGTCGTGGTGGAGCTTGTGCCACAGGGACTAGCCCAGGTTAGCACCAATTGCTGGCTAGAGCCTGTGATCCCTTCTGAGTATTTTCCAGAAATACTTTcaggaggaggtggaaggaaCCTGGAAAATTGAGTAAGGTCCTGGGTATAAGTGGATGGGAGGTTAACAAGTTAATGTAGCTACATTATTACCCAGGAGTTTATAAAGCCTGGATACATTCAGGATACACAGGCAAGCAGGGAAGCATGGAAAAGTAAAGAAcacttttctaaaagaaaaaaaaaaccctccaaaaactaaataagtaaatcacaaaaacaaaacaaaacaaccactaATAGCAGCTATATTCTCACCTCCTACTTAACCTTTGGATGATATCTCTTGTTTACAGGGGTGAGATcagactgtgtgtgtgcataattTTGAGTATGGTTGTTTTCTCATAAGACTATATAAAAATGCTGTGTTCTTTAAATCTGTATGAAAATTATACATGGATAGCAtggatatttttataacattccctgtagaaaatttgtaaaatatagaaaaataaaaaggaaaaaaagtaccCATAATCATACCATCTAGAGATCACATTGTCATTTTGGTGTTTCTCTTTCTAGACCTTTTTATGCATAAATATTGATTTCTGAACAATAGAAATCCAGAGAGGAAGCCCCAGTCACTCTCTCCACCCTCACATGTTTCTTGCATCATGAATTTTGGTAGTTTCTCCTATAGAACTTGGCCAATGCTGGTGACTAGACACATGGCGGGTTGACGTGAGGTGCTGTGGTTATTCCAAGAATGATAATTAATACGATACGTCTCCCCCGCCTCCTCCCATCCTTTCCACTTCAAAATATGAGTTTCCTGCAGCATATCATAGGCTGAGGCTATATTCTCTAACTAACCACACTTGGGCATTGGGGGCAGAAGGTAGCGTGTGGGGATTATTTTCATTTGCGTGCCTCTGAAAAGAAAGCTCTTGCACTGGGTGCCTGTTCTTCAGCTCCAGAAGCCCTTGGTTCTGAAAAGTGGATTTCCATGGTGACTGCTCTTGGTGCTGTTACAAACACGGTGGTTGTCTAGGCCAGGGTCAACCAGTCCTTGATGGGGCTTGAGGTCAGCAGGGTAGACTCAGCAAGGTAGACTTCAAGATGGCAGCAATGACCCTGTCTGCTGCCCAGACATTAGTCTCTGGCAATCATTTTCTGCAAACTGCAAATAGCATAAAGGATCATTTATGGAGATCCGTGGAGAGGAAGcccttctcctttttcctccccATCTATGATGTCACAGTGACAGGCCATTCCTTTATCATAAAACTTTCTCAGAGGGACACAGATTTCAGGGGCTAAGCCCATATTTGTTGTTCATGTTTGCTGGTCTACAGGCTATTTGTGAAGGTCCAATCCAATGTTATGAAGCCTTCCTTAACCCTTACACCCTATAATCCTTGCAGAGTGTATCTTCTGCAAATGTTCACCAGACAAAGTGGAGCCTGTAttcaattttaagaaattaatactTATGTTGAATATACTTTTCCAAAGTCTACACAGAAGATTCAAACTTATTTTCCCTTTGGAAAATTTCTGATGAAGAAAGTGACACCTTCAGGAGACTTTTCAGCAGTAATTAGAACGCTACTATAAAAATAGCATTGTATTGTATTGAAAAAATGTATTGTAAAAAAAAGTAGGTGCTTCAATTTATTGAGTACCTCCTTCATGCCTGGGTTCAAAATCAGGTTTTACCTTTTACTAGTTTTGTAATCTTGAACAAATCTCTTAACTTCGCCTGAGCTTTAGTTTGTTCATCTGTAATATGGGGTAATTATACTTACATAATAGAATTGTTATGAGAATTGAAACCAGGCAATACTTTTCAAAGTTGCTGGTACACAGTAATTGCTCAATATCTGTAATTCTCCTAGCTTTCTAGCACTCTCAATGAATTCTTCTGCATGCCTAATGTACATGTGTTCATATGTCAATATGCAATTAGGAAAAATGTATGCAAGTGGGAAGATCTTAAGCCTTAtatgaaatttccatttttatagtagaattgaaaaagaaatttgattATATATACAGACAATTGCATGAGTCAGTTGAGTAAAGAACTGGTTGATTCAATCTTAAAATTAGTCCAACTTGTAATGTAAGCAAATTGATGGAGCTACTTGTGTGTGGAGTAACAGCTTTACTCTGTTTATGCTGCAAAGTTAAGAAAGGTTAGGAAATTCTGGCTCCAAATTGGTGAACATAGCAGTATTCCAGTCTCTCGTGTAGACTTAAAGCTAAAGGTATGATTAcagtttcattaatatttttttcttacaaaagaaaatcttttctaAATGTGTCCTACAATAAACCTGACTTTACTGGTCATCTAATAGTAGCCATAATTTTCATAATTAGTTGCAAATAAAACAAGAGTCTGCCTCAtccatttccaaaagaaaaatttccGACTGATTGGGATAACCAAACTTACATTCCACAGGATATGCAAACTACATTTCCCTAGCAAATAGTTACTACTCTATGTCTTTTGCACAATTTATACTTTTCTGAGATCCTTAGCCTTTCATTTCCTAGTCAGCTGGCAGAGTTGGTGCTGCAGGATGCGCTGTGCATGCACAGTGTACATCACAAGGTGTAGATAGGTTAACCCTGTGGACATCCCACTGTGGAGGGAAGAGCCTACAGACCTGGGTGCTAGCCGCCCCACGGCCAGCCTCCAAAGCCTTGTCTGAACTTGAGTACATTATTTCTTGTCTCCTCGTCTGTAAAaagtggttgtggtggtggggggaggatCTGACGTTCCTTGCAGCTCATAATTCTCTACTATTTAATAtacaatgaattaaaatatatattagaagtCAAAAACTGAGTTGGTTTATTTTCAGCAATTTTGCAGTCATAGTTCCAGGGGTTTTCATCGAGAAAATCATAAATTAAAATagcactgtttgtttgttttgtctgtcAAAGATACCTCAATTTGTACATGGACCATCCACAGGCAGAGATTGGCAGTTTGCTTTTCAATTGTTTTATCATGAACAGCTGTGTCTATCTGATAACTTCTTTATTACAGATTTTACCCATGACATGCCCGTGCCCCAGGAATAGGCAGAATGCCAGTCCTTTGTATTCTCACTTATTGTCAACACAGGAATGCCACATAACTAAAAGCAAAACATTTCAAAGATGTGAAAGTTCACCAGGACTAGCTACATCTGGAATACAAAACGGGAGTGTTCAGTGACTTAGGGCCTGGCTTTGGGTTGAGCCTGACTCTACCCTTGTCGCCTGCATATTCGTGGTGCCTACCACATCTGTGAAGGCTGTTCATTCACTCAATAAGTATGTAGTGAACCACAAGTATTAGTATTAGTGGCTACTTGGGAACCACATGCTAGACCCAGAGGTATACTAATGAGCAGAAGCAGACACAGCTCTGATACAGCTACCCTCACCCTCAAGAATTCATGAGTCAAGAACTGTAACTCCAACCTGCAACAACAAAGCAGGGAAGAtggctacagttaccaaaacagcatgttactggtatggaaacagatacatagaccaatggaacagaacagaggcctcagaaataacactacacatctacaaccacctgatctttgacaaacctgacaaaaacaagcaatggggaaaggattccctatttaataaatggtgctgggaaaactggctagccatatgcagaaaacagaaactgggccccttccttacagcttctacaaaaattaactcaagatggattaaagacttaaacgtaaaacctaaaagcataaaaaccccagaagaaaacctaggcatacCATTCAAGatggcatgggcaaagacttcatgactaaaacaccaaaagcaattgcaacaaaagtcaaaattgacaaatgggatctaattaaactaaagagcttctgcacagcagaagaaactatcatcagagtgaacagggaacctacagaatgggagaaaatttttgcaatctacccatctgacaaaggtctaatatgcagaatctacaaggaatttgtttcttgtaaaacaaattgacaagaaaaaaaccacatcaaaaagtgggcaaaagatatgaacagatacttctcaaaagaagacatttatgtggccaacaaacatgaaaaaaagctcatcatcactggtcattagagaaatgcaaatcaaaaccataatgagataccatctcactccagttagaatggtggtcattaaaaagtcaggaaacaacagatgctggaaggatgtggagaaataggaatgcttttacactgttggtgggagtataaattagttcaaccagtgtggaagacagtgtggcaattcctcaaggaaccagaaataccatttgactcagcaatcccattactgggtatatacccaaaggattataaatcattctactataaagacacatgcacacatatgtttattccagcaccatttacaatagcaaagacttggaaccaacccaaatgctcatcagtgatagactggataaagaaaatgtggcacatatacaccatggaatactatgcagccattaaaaagaatgaattcatgtcctttgcagagacatggatgaagctggaagccatcattctcagcaaactaacacaggaacagaaaaccaaacactgcatgttctcactcataagtgggagttgaacagtgagagcacatggacacagggagggcaacacacacactggggcctgtcgggggtgggaggctaggggagggagagcattagaacaaatCCTAATGCCTGTGGGGCTTacaacctagatgatgggttgatgggtgcagcaaaccaccatggcacatgtatacctatgtaacaaacctgcacgttctgtacacgtatcccagaacttaaagtaaaataaaaaaatttaaaaataaagaaatctgttTGCCAGAATTCACAAAGAGCAATAGACCTCATGTGAGTTATGAATCTGAACTTCATCCTGCTGTGTGCTATTGGATAAAGACTCTAAGAGCTACATTACAGATTTTTTCGACAGGAAGTATCACAGTAACAAGGCCCTATTTAAAGGCTGTTGCTACTGCTGTGGAACAGATTTACCCATTTGTGtttgaaagcaggaaagaaatttTATCATTCACCACTTAATTGGTTAGAATCTCTTACTGTGCACCTTTTAAAACCTGCTGCACATTGGACTCAAAAGGAAAACTGAACCAACGGTAATTGAGGAAATagactcttttatttattcatggcTACAGTGTAAGCTCCAGTccctttggattttattccaaaccttgttataatataaaaaaggaaGTTTACAAGACATGTCATTGCTGCTTTTACAAAAGGACATTCTATTTATTTTCGCAGGAATTCTCATGTCCCCATAAGCAGAGCTGTCACAGTGTGCACTACCTTAGGTTGTTTTAttgttgtcattgttatttttttccattttgagctAATGTGTTTTATCTGTGAAtagtcttttacatttttgtatgctgaaaatGGGCACCAAAGAACctgtaaaaattatctttttcaatTGAATGTGCAcaaataaaagtttggaaaaggaaaacaaaagaactacAAAGCATTTAGCAGAAAGCTTTCATGAAGAGTTGCAATGGCtgatattataaaatacacatacttttaaaaacaaaaaatccctcaGGAGTTTTGTTGCCCACATCTGCTAGTAACTAGTGAAGCCAGTTGTGTAACTGCACTTAGTTTACACAATTTCTTGAACTTACAGTTTTGCAAAGACCTCAGTTGTTATGTGATTTAGCAGTTAGAGTGTACCCACAGAGAAAGGAAGCAGGAAAGTCTTCAGAGAGGGGCAAGCTGACATGCAAAGAAGCAGGTAACCAGACATTTGCTAAGCGCCTCGAAGACTGAGTGCACTGCACTGCACTGACCTGCTTCAGCTCGTTGGTAAAGTACACGTAAGTTACAGCCACACAGAGAGACTGCAGGAGCACTGTGAAGATCACGATCAGCACGCAGGTCTGTCCCAGGCTGGGTCCCCCCTGGACCTCCATCATAGCCATGATCCTGTCAGAGTCTGACTGCTGTAAGTCAGCCAGGCAGCCGGTCACTGAAGCCCTTCCTTCTCTATTCTTTTATAGTCAGTGAGGAAATGAAAGCGAATGAGTTGTTTTTCTGGGTTCTGTGGccttggccccacccacatctaTTGAACCTGCAACTGTCCCTCCCCTTTCCTACTGCCCAGGGACAGCTCTTGTCTCAAAGTAGTCGTTGGAAAGGAGGGAAACTGAAAGAAGCTCCTCTCCTTGCCCTCAGGATCCATGCACCCCTTATCTGCACTCACCTCAAGcccatttctctcttctctttcttgctctcctTTTGATAATGTCCTCAGCCAAAGAGGGGAgggattttctttgcttttccctAACATATCCTCATTCTACCACAGAGCTCTAAGCCTCATGGCCTGGCTGTCATAGGCACAAGGCCtgttttctaaattataagaTAATTTTTATGACCTGAAACTTCCATATGTGGTTTTTCTCATGCTACTgtgagggtgggaagagggcagggtgggagtggataaaggaaaatagaaatactGTCTCATAGCAATGGTCTTGCTACATAATTCCATCTTGAATGTCAGAATCTAAATATTGACGACTTCTTCCTCTTTGCAAACCTTCAGACACAAATTCTAATCTCCTTCTCAGATCTCCATCCCTACCAAGACAACATGCCTGTGTGTTAGGCTGGACAGGTAGGAAGTAGTTGACACACTcagaaaggcaaaggaaaaaaacatgtggatgttttccaaaatattaacCCCATCACAATGTCTCGCTGTCACTATcctttt is drawn from Homo sapiens chromosome 3, GRCh38.p14 Primary Assembly and contains these coding sequences:
- the TNFSF10 gene encoding tumor necrosis factor ligand superfamily member 10 isoform 2 (isoform 2 is encoded by transcript variant 2), with product MAMMEVQGGPSLGQTCVLIVIFTVLLQSLCVAVTYVYFTNELKQMQDKYSKSGIACFLKEDDSYWDPNDEESMNSPCWQVKWQLRQLVRKTPRMKRLWAAK
- the TNFSF10 gene encoding tumor necrosis factor ligand superfamily member 10 isoform 3 (isoform 3 is encoded by transcript variant 3), which encodes MAMMEVQGGPSLGQTCVLIVIFTVLLQSLCVAVTYVYFTNELKQFAENDCQRLMSGQQTGSLLPS